GGCTATACTACCTGGAGCTATTACTACCCTTCCCAAGACGCCTGGCGGCCGGTGGGTGAGCTCTTAGTGCCAGACACTGATCTCTCGCTAATTCTCATCGCCCCGAACTCAATTGTACACCTTGAACGCAACATTGACCCAGTATTTGAAGCCACAGGGATTTTGAACGCTTCTGGATCCATAGGCTATACGCCGAATCGATGGGTAAGCCCGATAGCTTGCATTGACCAACATCAGCTCTGCAATCCAACCAATGCTAAGTGTACACGGCTGGTTGGTAGTCACGGAATCCTTGAAAGCGCAATGGATCATGATTTGGATTTCAACCGTGTGCAGAAAGTCACAATCCAGCGCCTCGCGCTGTTTCTTCAGTCATCGACCTTCTATCATACAATCTTCACGCGGACGCAGAGCTTTCTCCGTGCTCAGGAGAAAGTAAGTGGGATTATTAGCCAGGGCCTGCCGTCGAATCAATGGGAGGTCGAAATGGCTGCTTTATTTGATGACACCCTCGCCAATATGCAGTATCAGATGATGGAGTATGCCTCTGGGTCTCCAAGGTCTGATGCAGTGAGTGTTGTTAAGCCATGGATCAATTCCTCGGACAGTGATAGGGATGCTGCTGTTTGGGAATCCATGTGCGACAACCAGAGGACTAGAGACACTCAGGGAACTCTAAACTTCTCCATCCTTGGACTGTCTCTGTTATTCGGGCTGGGTTTATACATTATCCTGGTTTCGTTTgttctcaagctcctcttGGCATGGGCTCAGAAGAAACTGGGAAGAGGGTTATACAGAGCCAAGCGTTGGGAGCGAGATGGTACTCTACAGCAGATGAGATTGCTGTATGAGATCCAGGGTGCAGGCGTATGGAAGGGAACAACTGAGGACTTTCCTCGGACAACCTCAAGAGATTTGTTTGAGCACGATGAGGAGTTCAGCCAAGCCAGAAGTGTTTGAGCGCGACAAAGATTTTGACTACGTAAGAAGTTGGCTGATTAATTGTTACATATTTATCTCACATTGGTATTAATTACATCTATTGACTGAAAGCGGTCCCGATAATCGCGGCTTGTGGCTGAATGGCCACTTTTGCTATACGAGTCAGCCTGTAGGAATTTGTACATAACAATTTTGCTTTGCAATCGCGTTACTCTGTGTCTAATTCTCTACCATTGAATCCAAACCCTATTCTCTTTATTTATTCACACCTTTTTGGTATTTCATTTATTTCAATTCGCCATGCATCGGTTGTCGATCTTAATCGGAACAATGCTCCACGTTGCCAACAGAATGGACAGAGCCCATGCCGCCCCAAGAGATTGACACCAGTTATTGGGCTTTGGCGTTTCCTGGTTTTGTTCTAAGCGCCCTTGGTCCTGATATGTCATTTGCAGCCGCATCGATGTTCATCACACCCAATGTTCCGAAGACACACCAGGGCCCTCCTTATCACTGCCCAGAACCTATCAACAGCCATTCTGACTGCTGTCGGTTACATGATTGGGGATATAGTAACTGGATTAGACGGCGGAAATCTGGACCACAATGCCTTGCACGCAATATGGTGGTTAAGTCTAGCCATTGCCCTTGGTGCTTTGATCTGCCTAGTCTTCGTTAGGGTACCCGGAAGCGTAGAGAAGGAACATGGGAGCTAAAGTCTGATTGTTTTCGATACGGGCTTGATTCGCCTGCCTAGACTTTGTCAGAATTGTGGATTTGAGCTTCTTCCGGCCCGcgatataatatataaagtcAGTATACAGCTTTTGAAATCCACCCATTGCATTGGCATTAATAGTTTCGAGTTCCTCGTAGACCCGCTGTAGGCCTTTCTTTAACTACCTTCGTGAATTACCCTGAAGATCTAGCATATTAAAATTCTTCATTCAAGCCGATAATAACAGtcttaatatttagctatttattacttatttcATATACTGAGTGGCACCATGACTATTACTTATGCATCATGGTAGAAGCCACTGGTTGTAATGCTTCTGAGAGGCTGTGGTTTTGCAGAAACACGCTTTGAGAGGTCTTTGAGTTGAATAACGTGTCGCAGTTAACTCACAAGGCATAGGGATCGCAAATTGAAAAGGATCACAAATACACCATTTTCGGCATAGAGACTTTTACGCGAGAACCACGTATCTTATAATTTCAAGGTTATAAGTTTCATTGTAGCTTAGAAGCGACAGCTGTCTATGCGTCAAAACTCTTGAAAGGTTATCAACTCAATCCTTGCTAATGAGATGATTGAAAAATTCCCCAAGGAAGTACCCAGACCTCTTAGCATACCTCGTCTTATCTTCAGACTCAAAATCAATCCACGTCGCTCCGAACCTATCCGAGAAACCAGCAGCCCATTCCCAGTTATCTGTAAATGTCCATCCAAAGTACGACTTGATCACAACGCCTTCCTGCGATGCCTTGGCGACTTCTGTTAGGTAGCTCTTGTAAAAGTCAACCCTGAAGGGATCTTCCAAAACATCATCAGGACCATTTGGCTTCCAGTCATGTTCACCCTGTGCCGTGGTACCATTCTCAGTAATGTAGATTGGTATGCCATATCGATTCCAGATCCATCGCAGCAACTTGGCCCAGCCCCAGGGAGTTGTTCGCAGCCAGTATGTGTCGCTCATAGGTCCTCGCCATTCTCCTTTCTTATTCTCATCAAGCTTTTCGACGTTGCCCAAATGGTCATTAATATCAGCAGGTCCGTCACGATGACGGACGTAGAAAGCTGAGTAAGAGTTCATGCCATAAAACTCTGAACTTCCTAGTACAAGCTTGCTTTCTTCTGGTGTAAATCTGGGAAGACGGTCACCCAGCTGTTCACGCATGGACTCTGGGTAATCTCCTGTCTTGTACAAAGGGTCGCCAAACCAGGCGATTTCGAACTCTCTTGCTCGTTCCGCTGCTTCTTGGTCTAGCGGATCATCGAAATCCCAGGGCTCAGACCAATTGCCATGGAGGGTAATCATGATTTTGCCTTTTTGGGTGGGTTTAAAATCGCGCTTATACATGTCGGCAACGTATGCATGCGACACAAGTTCCGTGTGACTGACAATGAAGGGTTCTGTGCTGCTGTCCCCTTCTTCATTGCGGTCACGAAAACTGGATCGGCCTGGAGCGTGTACTCCGGCGGCATAACCAGCAAGGGAATAGACGCCAGGCTCATTGTATGTGATCCAGTCCTTTACACGGTCGCCGAACCTCTCAAAACATACCCGGGCATAACGAACAAAGTCAGGAGTGTATGCATCTTTGTTGAGCATGCCACCGTAACGATCTTCCAAAGCCTGAGGGATGTCCCAGTGAAAGAGCGTGACGAATGGAGTAATGTTGTTTGCAAGAAGCTCGTCGATCAAGCGATTGTAGTATGATATACCCTCCTCATTGACAGGGTCATCCTTCCCGCCCATAGGGATGATTCGCGACCATGAAAGTGAGAACCGATAACCTGTAACATTGTACTTGCGAAGCCACTCAACATCAGTTTTGTAAAGATCATAAGACTTCACAGCATCGTCACCAGTGCTGTCATCTTTGACCTTGCCTGGAGTATGCGCGAAGGTATCCCATATCGAAACACCTTTGCCGTCCTTGTTCCATGCGCCTTCAACTTGGGCTGCCGCTGTGGCAAAACCCCAGATAAAGTCACGAGGTAAGGCACCTCTGATGGACTCGTCAAATTGCTGAGAACCCATTTCCAGTGATGCTGTTGCCACTGctgaagaaaaggaagatgGGCGAGCTAAGGTGAAGTGTCGACACAAGTGAACATGCAGCACTCGCAAGTAACAGCCATCTGCACAGGGAGGGGAAGCTGCATGGTTGAGGCGGAGAGGCGAGATTACCCACGAATCAGCATGCTTGTCCCACGCATGTTGGGAGCACCCAATGAGTCACCTCACTTGAGGAACTTGATTCAAGTCACTGAACTGATGCACGTTCGGGTTGTGGGAGAGATCTGCGAGAGCATCCGTTGCTGAATAACTATCTTCTATCTTCTGTCGCATGCAAACGCAAGGTGCTGTTTCTACCGGGCCGCCTACCCATTTATCCACTACGCAGATCACCCGCTAGCTCCGCATATACTAAGCTACAGCTGGAAAGGGAAGGAGAATATTTGGAATGCATGCTACTACATTTGATCTGCATTCGCGTGACAAATCGTCCGTGGTGGGTATACGCGTATCAATTGACAGTTACTCGGAGAGCGATTGGGCACCAATTGTTGACTGCTGCGACGCGGTAAGCCAAATGTTGAAATTGCGCGAATATTCTTGGCTGATACACACGGCTGTCCTGTTTCACAGCGACTATAACTAAGCTACCGTGGGATTGTTACGAGCCAGCCTCTTTTCCTACTTGATCGAAGCCCATTTAGCGTCTGCAACCTTGACACTCAGCTTGGTGGGGTTAGTATTCTTGGTTTCAAAAATGTGGTCAATTTCTTCCAGATTGAGCTTTCCAGTCTCGGGGAAGATGAAGTAAGCCACGACAAGCTGGATGAGGTTGTAGGCAATGTAGACGGCCCAAATCTTGTATCCGACTTTCTGGATCCCAACTGAAATGCCGTAATTGTGGACGACGCCCGCAGCACCCTTTCAATGTCAGTCTTTGCAAGAATAATCTTTTGTCAGCAGCATACCTGGAACATCGTGTACAGTGCCATTCCCTTTGCTCTCAAAGGCAGAGACAATAGTTCAACCGGGTACAAGTTGTGCATCGTCGCTATAAAAGACGCGCTGCAGACTTGGAAACAGTAGATCCAGACAACTGTAAGATAAGACAGGTACCTGTCTCCTTGCACATTGACTCGCCAGCTTGTAATTGTGACAGCGGTTTGCGCAATGATGATACATATTAAGCCCACAAAGATCAGAGTTCGTCGGCGGAAATATTCGATAATGTATGCACCAAAGAGAGTGAACACAAAGTAAGTGGCAGTCAGACCTAGTGTGATGCCCAGGAcatcgagcttcttggtaATGCCGATTGTTTGGAGCGCTGGGTCCATATAGAGTCCAATGATGCCGCCACCTATGACGAGTCAGAGAGAAGTACAATATGAGTTGGCGTTTAAAGCTCACCATTCCACTGTTGGAAGATCGAATagaggagaaggacaaaGGTTCGAAAGCCAACGGCCTTGGTAAAGAAGACTCTAAAGTCCCACACAGCACGGAATCCAACCGCAGAAGTCTCAATGGACTCATCAATCTGAGCTATCATGGTCTCGACAAATGGGTGGTTAGGGTCTTCCGAGGAAGTAAAGTACTTCGAGATCATGGTGCGAGCCTTTTCTCTCTGGCCCTTCATGATCATGTATCGTGGTGATTCGGGGCAGAACCAGTAGATAGTGACGCACAcaaaaaaaggaaagatGGCTTGGATAAGGAACGCCACTCTCCAGCTCCAGTTACTTTCCCAGTGAGTAAATCCCATCATGATACCGACGATGGCAAGAGAGCCAACCTGAAAGAAGGCACCAAAGATTCCAACGATGCTAATCAACGTGTTATTGGGCAGTTCAGAGGCTGACATGGGAGGGGAACTCACTGTCCACGGATATGAGGGGGTGCAACTTCTGCGATGTACTGCGAGCTCGTGCAAAGCGCGGTACCAAAGCCAAGGACAAAGCGGCCAAACATAAAGACCTTGACATTCGGGCGAAGCACTGAATGAGAGAAGCAACAATAGTGAGGAAACAGCCGAGAAAGTTGACGCTGCGACGACCAATCTTATCCGCAACACTGAGGAATGGAGCGCCGCAAAAATTGCCGATGGTCATGAGAGCGTTGATGACACCGAGTGTCGAGCCGCTGTTTGCGAAACCGAAGTAGTCATGCCAATAGGTGTTGGAGTTGATGCTGCTGATAACACCCCAGTCGATACCATATCTACGCAAGTGtcagctcatcatcatcaaaggtTCAATGAGTCAACAGCCTTACGCAGCTTGATTGAAACCCATGGTCACCATGATGAGAAAGATGCGAAAGCCAGCTTTGGACTTGAGAGACAAAGCTTCCCGAGACTTGGTAATCAGATGGTCTTCGGTGATTCGCGCTGTGACGATCTCTTCGACAGCGACGCCTGACTTGTTTGCATCAGCTTGGACATCTTGGTAAATGTTATGGCGCTCGAAAGAGGCTCTTCGTGCCTGGATAGGCATGTTGATATCCTGTATGATCGTGCTGATGTCTTATAAAGTCAAAAATACAGCAACTTCAAATGGTGCGTTTTACTGTTGGGCCTCAGGTCGTCTTTATATCATATGCAAAGAATGCTTTCAGTGCAGCCATTGCTGAGTGTATAGCCTTGACCTAGTTAGTGCACTTATCCCAAGTTGAGTGCGGCACGAGAGCCATCGGCAAAGCGATTGAGTATTGGCTAGATCCTAGAAACTGCGGATCACACCACTTCTGGACTATCCTTCCTCTCTATGGTGGGTTCTGATCACGGCCCAATGCTGCATGTACGTGATAGCTGCAGTCTGTGCGATGTCGGCTAAAATGCCTCCAGTTTTTAAACCACTCTCAACTCTGGGGCATGTGGGTACATCGTCAACTTAAATAATAATCCCTCCAATAGCAATGCCGAGCCCGTCGTTACCCCATGGGCCGTTCATCCGTCCGCATGGGTTTGTGGGGTTGACCATCCTCTTCGGGTCTaatccatcatcaatcgGCCCTGTTCGGCAAACAAAAAACATGAGAGATTCATCAACTTCCCCTCATCAATTAgcccagcatcatcatccccaTGCGCCTTTTCCACCATCAAGCGCCATGAATCCGTCGCGGCAAAACGGCGCGCATATCCAGTCATCCACCATGGACGAAGGCGAGTCAAGTGACACAGACAAAGGCATGCTCTTGCATTATGCTGCCCCCGCATCTTCGTGGTCTGAGGCTCTTCCAATTGGCAACGGGCGGCTGGGAGCTATGGTCTACGGGCGAACGTCGACCGAGCTGCTCCAACTCAATGAGGACTCTGTTTGGTATGGCGGCCCGCAGGACAGAACACCACGAGATGCGCACAGTCATTTAGCGACGCTCAGGCAACTGATCAGAGATGAGAAGCACAAGGATGCAGAAGGTCTCGTCAAAGAGGCCTTCTTTGCTACGCCATCGAGCATGAGACACTACGAGCCACTGGGTCAATGCAAGATTGAGTTTAATCACGACGAGAGTGAGGTGACCGATTACACACGATATCTCGACCTAAACACTTCCCAAGTCACAACACGTTACAAATGCGATGGTATATCTTATCGCCGCGATACAATTGCCAGCTTTCCAGATAGTGTACTCGCcgtccaagtccaagcatCCGAAAAGAGCCGTTTCGTTATACGGTTGAATCGACAGAGCGAGAATGAGGGAGAGACCAACGAGTATCTCGACAGCATCTTCGCGCAAGACTCACGGATTATTCTCAACGCAACACCTGGTGGTGCAAACAGCAATCGCCTATCTCTCGTTCTTGGAGTTTCCTGCGGACCTGGCGATGGGACTGTCAAGGCAGTTGGAAATTGCCTGATTGTCAACGCGACAAAATGTGTTATCGCCATTGGGGCGCATACCACGTTCAGAAAAGAGGACCCCGAAAGATCGGCTCTTTTaaatgttgatgatgctctcCGACGACCATGGGATGTTCTCGTTCGCCGCCATCGATCCGATTACACCAACCTCTTTGGCCGAATGTCCCTTCGGCTATTCCCTGACGCGAATCATCTACCAACGAATAAGAGAATCGTCAGCAGTAGAGACCCGGGTCTAGTTGCTCTGTATCACAACTACGGACGATATCTACTCATTTCTTCAAGTCGAAACTCTGACAAAGCCCTACCGGCAACATTGCAGGGGATATGGAATCCTTCCTTTTCACCACCCTGGGGATCAAAATTCACCATCAATATAAACCTTCAAATGAACTACTGGCCAGCCATCCCATGCAGTCTCATCCAATGTGCTATACCACTAATTAACCTTCTCGAACGCATGGCGGAAAGAGGCAAAAGaacagccaagatgatgTACAACTGCAAGGGATGGTGCGCGCATCACAACACGGACATATGGGCTGATACAGACCCTCAAGATCGGTGGATGCCTGCTACTATCTGGCCGCTTGGAGGGGCTTGGCTGTGTACCGATGTTGTCAGAATGCTCATATATCAGTACGAGCCTACCCTTCACTGTCGCATTGCTCCTATCCTCGAAGGCTGCGTTCAGTTCCTTCTTGACTTTCTCATTCCATCTTCTTGCGGCAGATACTTGGTTACCAACCCATCCTTGTCCCCAGAAAACAGTTTTGTGTCTCAGTCAGGAGAGACAGGAATCTTCTGTGAAGGGTCTGTAATCGATATGGCAATTGTGCGCATTGCGTTTGAGAGTTTCCTCTGGAGCATCAGTATCCTCGATCCAGATCATCCACGAAGGAACGATGTCATCGCCGCCCTCGATAAGATACCGCCCATGTCGCTGAATAAAGATGGACTCATACAGGAATGGGGCTTGAAGAACCACAAAGAAGCTGAGCCCGGACATCGCCACGTATCGCATCTCTTTGGGCTATATCCCGATGACTCTATCAGCATGGACTCATCGCCGCTCCTGATCAAGGCTGCGAAGAAAGTTCTTGCGAGAAGAGCGGAGCACGGAGGAGGTCATACAGGCTGGAGTAGGGCGTGGCTACTGAACCTTCACGCCCGTCTCCGAGACTCGGAAGGTTGCGAAAGCCACATGGATCTGTTGTTGAAAACATCGACATTACCAAACATGCTGGATAATCATCCTCCATTCCAGATTGACGGAAACTTTGGCGGATGTGCTGGAATCTTGGAGTGCCTGGTCCAATCTACGCTACGATCCGAACCATCGAGGCAGGTCGTTGTGATACATCTACTTCCGAGCTTACCGTCGTCTTGGACAGGTGGCAAGTTGACTCATGTCAGAGCTATGGGAGGATGGCTTGTTTCTCTCGAGTGGAAGGAAGGCAAGGTAATAGAACCGCTGCGAGTTGAAGCGACTGTGATTCAGGCTCCAGACGCACTCGTCGTGTTTCCTAATGGGGAAAAGGTTTATGTTTCAAGTAAGAAAGTTGGCCCACAAAGTATATGGCACAAATAATGTGTCTTAAATATTGAAGACAAGAGACTTAATTTAATGCCACCTGTCTTCCTATCTTTGAACAAGGAGCATCTCAAATACTTCTTTTTTTGAACCCGTGAATTTTCACTCCAAACCCAGCGCTTAAACAACGTAGTTGAACACAATAGCCCTCTCCAATCCAAATATCCACTGGACAATAGAACACGACATGTCCATCACTTCATCTTGTATCCTAACTTGCTAAGTCAGAGCTATGACTTAGATCTCAGACAAGAATGTACTGATGTCTTCTCGATGAGGCGAGGCAATGTCGAACCTCGACTAAAAGTGTCAGCATGTATAACTCATAATTTATTCTGAAAGCCTTCATACTAATTTATCGCCAGGAATTTCCTTGGAAGGATTCGAATGAGCCATTAATGCCACGCCTGCTCGTGTCACTGCCCATGCTGGCTGTTTGCTTGGACTTTCCCTTCCGGAAGCCGTTGCTCGACCCGTACAGTGAGAAATCGAAACTTCTGTCTTCATTGGCTTGCAGCCAGTTATTCAGCCTCGGAGACGGCGTGCGTTGAATGCGAGCATGAGTGGCAGCCGACTGCAGCGTCCTGCTAGTCTGCCTGGCAGTGGCAGATTTCCTACAAGACGATGTCCTCTTAGACGGTGCAGCCATCACAGCCCCACCCCCCATCGGTTTCAGCTTCTTGTCACTCCTGCCTCCGCAGCACATGTTGGCGGATGTAGACTTTTTGCTAGATATATTAGATGAGTGGGTATATGGGAGGGGGAGTGGAATTATTTATTGATGAGGAATAAGAAAGAGGAGCGATAATCTGGAGAGATGCGAGTATTTATACATGGGAAGAGACCACGGTAATACTCTTTTGACTTTTAGAACTTAAGTTTCTCTCTGTAGACTTCTTTTGAATTCACCAGAGGTATGTCACTCTATTTCTTGtcttataagtattatatacATCACTGCAGTTTTTATAACTACGTAGCTGTACAATAGCTTACTGAACTGGAGGGACTAAGTTCCATGTGGTGAGTATAAGCTGTCCGcctcagccacaggtctcaatTGCAAATAAAACTCCAGGATCACTATTTAGACATTCTACCAAAGTGCCTGACCAATCGTGCGGTTTCATGCGAATTCCCCTCAGGCCCGGAACGTCGAGGTAATCGCCATTGATACGAACAAAACAACCTTCTACTTGGACAAGTATATAGTTTGAGTAATAGAGTTGCGTCGCTCGTAAATTCATCTAATTAAGCTAAGTTAAAAATAAACTCAGATAACACGTTTCTCATCAAGGGGATTTGCCCAGCATCCGCCCAACCACAACGATTCTCATGACCGTCTCGGCACTCTCCCTTGTCAATTTCTCCGCTTCCAAAACCGCATCGTCCAGACTCATTGGACGCTGAATAATACATGTAAAAGCATCAATCCCGATATCATAGTTCACTCTAGCGCCCTGCCCAATCGTACCAGCGATGGCAATCACTGGAAGTCCATGTTTCTTTGCGAGTCTGGCAACTTCTGCAGGGATCTTACCCCTCGGAGTTTGATCGTCAATGCCCCCCTCCGCAGTGAGTACAAGATCGCAGTCGTCAAATATACTGTGCAGGTTGATGTACTGCATAATGACCTCGTATCTGGGCCTGAGTGTAGCTCCTACCAAGCGCAAGCCTGTTCCAAGACCTCCCgaagcaccaccaccaggaGCCAGTCGTACGTTCTTGTCACAAAGAATGCCAGTAGCAACGTCTGCCAACTTTTCCATGGCAAGACTGAGGCAAGCGGCCTGCTCTGGCGTTGATCCTTTCTGGGGACCAAAGACATTTGCCACTCCGTCTGGTCCGCAAAGCACGTTATGCCAATTCACGGCAACGTCAATTTTGGCTTTGAAGACACGTTTATCGACTCCAGAAAGGTCAATGGAACCAAGGTCCAAGAGTGATTCGCCACCTCCGGCTAAAGGTAAAACACGTCCTTGGACGTCAAGCAGTCTTGCACCTAGGGCTTGAAGCATCCCCGCACCACCATCACACGTCCCAGAGTCACCGCATCCAACCAGAATGCGGGTGGCTCCAGCATCAAGGGCAGCAAGGATGAGTTGGCCAACACCAAGTGTTGTTGTCTTGCCTGGATTGCGACTACTGGGCGGGACTAAGCTcaggccagcagcagcagccattTCAAGGACGGCCGTGGTTGGCTCATGCTCTTTGCGACCCAGCAGACCAAAGAATGACGTGATCTGAACTCCTACAGGTCCGACCACAGGGACTCGATGCAATGAACCACTTGTTACTGTGACAATGGCCTGGGTGAAACCTTCTCCTCCATCGACCAATGGGACCTTGCGGACCGAGGCATTAGGTTCAACGGCGAGGATCCCCGCTTCAATACAGTCTGCAGCCTCACTGGGCTGGAGGCTACCCTTGAAGCCAGATGGACAGACGAGGACTCTCATACTTGGTGTAGCGACAGTGGAGCCCATTGTCATTCTATTCGTGTCAAAGGACTTGAGTGCGTAGTTGTAGAGAATTGAAGAATTGGGGTTAATGTTGTATAAACGATAGACTTGTTGCAGCGAATGGAAACTTTTCAGCTAAAGTTTTTCAAAGCGaatgtgaagatgaggctgtTGATTGTTCTGAATCGCTTCTTTCTCTGCCTGGATACGGCATCATTATATACTTCAATGCTTCACTATCTATCGCCATGTTTCGGATCTCATTTATGCCCATTTACCGCGTCTCATTTAGTGAATGATCCCTTCTTCTCACTCAGCCTCGACAAGAAAGATGCACTAGCCTGTATCACAGAAGAATCATGCCCCAGAATAGCAACAGGTCGTCTGCCACTCTGTCATGAAACGAATGTCGGCTCGGAATCTGCTTCTCTGGAATGCGCTTGCGTCACGCGATCACCCAAGCCACTGGGCATAAATAGAATGCATTGAGAGGGCGAATTTCCTCGAGACGTCAATCAGGCGAGTCGAGATAAGGGACGCGTCATTCATCGCAGGGCTGAGGAGATCATCACTTGGCAGCTCGATAATGACTTTGGCATGTCGGGGTGCGGAGGACAATAGAAGCTGTGACAAGGATAaaatttaagcttaattcAAGGTCTCGTGGCTTGACTGGGCAATGCTGAGTCTAAACGTCATCAAGGTTGCGTGCTAACGGCGCCGTCATTGCTTGGCCCTTATCTAAGGTCCGTGAATCACTGCTTCTACCAATCAACGAGAGACACACCATGCGCGAAAGGCATATTTATAGAAAAACCACTGGAGCAGATCTTCGGCTGCGGGAAGTTCACAGAAGCTTATTTTCCGCTGGCGAGTTCGCACGATTTGCTCTGAAGATATGGCATGTGAGCGCTGGGGTGAAAGCGAGAAGTCAATATTGCAGAATTTGGAACCCGCGCACAAATTGCACTTCAGGGCTAGAGCTCTTTGAAAACCTGGGAACCGGAGGCAATCAACTCGGTATCTTAAAATGTTCCGACACCCATGGCGTGATGATGCGCGATGTGATCTCCGCCCTTAGGTCTTGGCGATGCTGCTTGAGCAAATGAGATGGCACCAAACCAACCAAGCTAAGTTGAAACGAAACTTCTAAGCCACCCCAATGACGACCATGGGCATTTAACAGCTGAAACCAGTGTCATTCACTGTAATCACTCAACTAGCGATACGAGAAATTCCCGTCTGGAAATACACCAGCCACCATAGGTTCTTAGACAGTAGCCTCAGCAGTGACGCATTCAGGCTGTGTAGTCATGACAGTCTTTTCCTGCCATCGAGTCGGCAAGATGATGTGGAGTGGCGTGGTTTTGGCGAGTTGTTCTTTTCACTTATGCAGGCTGCGCCTTTATCTTTGGACAACTTAGCGCTGGTTGCCAAACATGGTCAAGATACAGCTTTCTTGAGTAGGACAATTGTAAAATGTGAACATATATTGAGCATCTCAGCACTTCTATGATAGGATCCAACGCATCACAGTCCATTCGCTTACTCATTCTCTCGTTTCATCATTAGTCTTTGTAGTCTCTAAAGTTATTCTAGACGACTTTCGTTTCTTTGTCAATTACCCCATTCGCCATTGTCCCGCAAGCAATGAGCAGAAGCAATACTCCAGCGCTCTCAAGAGCTGGCTCTCGTTCCTCTCTTTGGAGGTCCTGGAGTCCCATGCTCGAAGACTTGGTCAACTATGAGAAGTCGCGTGAGAATTACCCCTGGCTGATACGTAACCATGACCAAGACACAAGTTATGACTCGAACCGTTCGAGTCGTCCAAGGCCACTGGCGTCTCTTGCGGAAGACCCTGATGTCGTGAGCCAGTCAGACCAATCTAGAAAGTCGTCTGAAGATTTGGAGCGTCATCCAGCACCTGAGCCTCTTCTCTTGCCTCAAGATGAGGACCCGAACCTGGTAAGTTGGCCTCTATCTCAACCATGCTTTTGCCAATCACCCATTTACCTATCCCTGCACCATTTGGCCACTATGATCATTGACGCATGGTCAGGTAACCTGGGATGGTCCCCATGATCCCTCCAATCCACACAATTGGACCAAACGCAAGAAATGGCTCTCGACAATTCTTGTCTCCTGCTTCACATTCATCTCACCAGTCTCTTCAACCATGCTGGCACCAGCCTTGCCGGATTTGGCCAAACAGTTCAAGATCTCATCTGACTTTGAGACATACCTTCTCATGtcca
This genomic stretch from Fusarium oxysporum f. sp. lycopersici 4287 chromosome 2, whole genome shotgun sequence harbors:
- a CDS encoding glycerate kinase; this encodes MTMGSTVATPSMRVLVCPSGFKGSLQPSEAADCIEAGILAVEPNASVRKVPLVDGGEGFTQAIVTVTSGSLHRVPVVGPVGVQITSFFGLLGRKEHEPTTAVLEMAAAAGLSLVPPSSRNPGKTTTLGVGQLILAALDAGATRILVGCGDSGTCDGGAGMLQALGARLLDVQGRVLPLAGGGESLLDLGSIDLSGVDKRVFKAKIDVAVNWHNVLCGPDGVANVFGPQKGSTPEQAACLSLAMEKLADVATGILCDKNVRLAPGGGASGGLGTGLRLVGATLRPRYEVIMQYINLHSIFDDCDLVLTAEGGIDDQTPRGKIPAEVARLAKKHGLPVIAIAGTIGQGARVNYDIGIDAFTCIIQRPMSLDDAVLEAEKLTRESAETVMRIVVVGRMLGKSP